The following proteins are co-located in the Pomacea canaliculata isolate SZHN2017 linkage group LG10, ASM307304v1, whole genome shotgun sequence genome:
- the LOC112574466 gene encoding thioredoxin-like protein AAED1, producing the protein MEKDETQSATKDESQPIPEEAKELRMSRGMKPELVIDFEKLKTLFVYDEMGNKIRFSDIYKKQKTIIILTRHLLDFITKEYVEDLALIPLEYLQEVDVRLVVVGPAHYKFIKDFKKLTRYQQTMYCDPDRQVYKTLGCIEKLACGPLSDSKHIKSGAWAGTLKSVWRAIQYQEFQGDVKQQGGAFILGPGEEVHFSHLDESSTDHTNINELLREAGVHPVNFPKDKPVIHI; encoded by the exons ATGGAAAAAGACGAGACCCAGTCAGCAACGAAAGACGAAAGCCAGCCGATCCCCGAGGAAGCGAAAGAGCTGAGAATGTCTAGAGGAATGAAACCTGAGCTCGTGATCgattttgaaaaactgaaaacactATTTGTTTATGACGAGATGGGGAATAAAATACGTTTTTCAGATATATACAAGAAGCAAAAGACCATTATCATTCTAACACGA CATTTGTTGGACTTTATCACAAAGGAGTATGTAGAAG ATCTGGCTCTTATTCCACTAGAATATTTGCAA gAAGTTGATGTCCGCTTAGTGGTTGTAGGACCAGctcattataaatttataaag GATTTCAAGAAACTCACAAGATACCAGCAAACAATGTACTGTGATCCAGATCGTCAAGTATACAAGACATTAGGATGTATAGAGAAACTTGCATGTGGACCACTGAGTG ACAGCAAGCACATAAAATCTGGAGCATGGGCAGGAACGTTAAAGAGTGTGTGGCGAGCCATTCAGTACCAGGAGTTTCAGGGGGATGTCAAGCAACAGGGAGGAGCATTCATTTTAGGACCTG GAGAGGAAGTGCACTTTTCTCACTTAGATGAATCATCAACAGATCACACGAACATTAATGAGTTGCTGAGGGAGGCTGGAGTGCATCCAGTCAACTTTCCCAAGGACAAGCCAGTCATCCATATCTAA